The genomic region GTACCTTTCAGAGCCAAAGCAGCTCATAAATTCCTAGAGCCATTTTAGGTAGGGTGAAGATGGCATATGTATTCATCAGGAACGGAGAATTGATACAGAGGTTTCATTTTGGTTTGGGACATAAGTCTCAGAGCAAGTgttacttctctgggcctcttttGGTCATGATTTTCTAGCATAGTGGTGGATGTAATAATAGATGCCAATGAATAGAAATAAATGGATGCTGTCACATCTATAGTATAAAAACGCTAAGAAGTCCCATCAATGTGTTAGGTTGTGAGCCAGAAAGCTCCCTGGAGAAGCATATTTAAGATTTATAAAAGCAAAGCCAGCTAACTTCACTGTGGGCCTATGGATTATGATGTGTCCCTTGAACAATGACAAAAAGTCACCTCTTCCTCAAGCATATAAGTTAATCACAATTAAACTTTAGTTATGAAaaacatggattttatttttttaaaaagtctttggaTAAACTCAAGACTAGAGAAAATTTTGTTTGCACATGTAGCTATTCAGCCTTCttaaagaaaactggaaagcACAGGTAATACCGTTGACCCTTAAAAACAAAGGTTAGGGATGCTGACCCTCTGCGCAATCAAAAACCAAACTTTATCATCTGCCCCCATATCTGCGGTTCTGCATTTGTGGAACCAACTGCATGGGTTGTGTAGTACTGCCTTTAAGTgtacccacgcagttcaaaccagcgttgttcaagggtccactgaGTAGTCAAAAGCATGATTAGTGCATGTCTTCTGTGGACAGAGGAGTCTACTAAATACTAAGAAGAGTATCAAATCGCTTtgtcatacacctgaaacatataaaattgtatgtcaactacacttcaattaaaaaagaaaataataattaaaaaatgaaatttaaaaaaacactaaggAAAGTATAAAGGAAGCAAACAATACAAATTCTGCCCTCAGGGATGGAAGGGATTTCTCTAATATGGAGAATTTGCTCCCTAGCACTGGCTGAGTGTTGAAGcctgaaaaaaagggagaagtcaCATCTCAGCTTCTTAGAAACAAAGCAGCTCCTTTGGAGCCATACTCAAAGGGAAAACTTACATAAAATCATGGATGCAACTCATTCCCAAGTAAGAAAGAAGCCATGGGATCTGTGACTTTCAGATAACTAGGCAGCCTCGTTTAGCAGTCTAAGGGGGTAGTTGGGGTCTTATTCTACTGTCACTGTCTACCAGCTGTACCTCGTCATTTGGTATCACTAAATTAGGGCAGATTAAACAGAAAGCAACCTCTCACTTTCTGCCAAAACCCTGATATCGAAGATATTGATATTGATACTCTAAAATGGAGGCATCTCCTAGCCAGAGGTCACAGAATAATTGAAGCACTCCTAAGTCTTAAGATACTGTTTGTCACAAAGATTCAGATCATATGTTATCTTTAACTTTTCTGAGATGATCCAATTTTGTTCTAGCCTAAAAATTGCCACACATATCTGATTAAATAACATTATTACTTAGTCTAAGGTGACTGGGTCACATAGGCTAAGTCAAAAGAGACAAACCTtggtggacatttaaaaaatataaccgaAGAAAAGGGCCATTGGCTTAGTTCCCTTTGCCCAGTGTGTCAGTGCTGGTGTGACGAAGTTAAGAGAAAACCCCTTTGTTTTAGTCACAGAGGGGTTATGTAGTCAACAGGAAACTGCTAcctgagagatggagagagtaCCTGATAAATAAATGTATGCTGGATGAATAAATATGTTATGGATCCAAGGAAGATACACAGGtaaaaaaagaattcatgctTTTTTCTGGTTGttcaaaacttttatttatatttatgctttTGTCACTATCCACAATGTGGCTTTTAAAAAAGGCCTGAGCCACTTTGTGTTCTCACCCCAATATAATCATCATCCCCTCATTCTTAGAATTCCTTTTCCCTGTCACTTTGTCTTTGTGTGGCTTGTATAAAATGAGGACCCTGGAAAAGAACACTTCCTGTGAACTTGAGAGACTAGATGAGCAGTGCCCAGCTCAGCAGGACCAGGGAGGTAAAACTAGCTGGAGAGCAGATACGTTACGATCTGAACCAAGGTATAGTTGTGCGCGTGTCTGAAGGGTCGTGCTGACTCACCAGCAGCATAAGGAATATGCAGGTTGACCAGGGTGAGGTAGGATGGTCCACAGGATTGTGTGGATTGCAGGAGGGGGCAGTATATAAAATTCGTGGATTAAACACTTAGCTATTTCCTGAAAATGGCCTAGGTTCTAGAAAACAAAGATCTAggtgtcttgatttttttttaatttacgaAGATTCAAGACACTAATATGTTCATTCTTACGGCTTACAATGAAAGCAAATGGCTATGGTGATGCAGAGAAGACAGCTGAACTGCACCAGTATATTAAGACTTTTAAACGAAATTCTGAGTTACCTGACCttataaaaatacacattaaTATACTAAATACTGCACAAAGATCTAGGATGggggaatatttaaaaatacatttctcttgGATCAGCACCAAAAATATCATTAGTTTTCTGTACAACTTGTGACAAGTTTTCCAGTATAGGTAAGTTAAAATGATTtgataaaaatcacaaacaccACGGAAATCATTAAAGATATATCCAATcaactttcaaatacattttgacaTCAAGGTCAGGCAATTCACTTGGAAGGATATTATCGTGAGTACCACTGAATTACTGTCGTAAGACTTTTGATGTCAACTTTGTATGATGGGGACATTTCACATCTCACACTAAAGGAGGCACTGGGACTTAGaaacttaagaaaattattaGAACCATTAAGACTGAGGTGAAGAATTTGTGCAGCCTTCCACAATTTCAAAGAGGTAGTGATAGATGCTTGTCCTCCTGGCGATGTCAAATGCAGTTTCCTCCAGGTTGTTTTTCAGACCTGCTTTGATGTAGCGGTTCATCAGGAGGAGTTCGAGGGTATCTTTGCTGTCTCTGTTCCCAGCAGCAAGATGTAAGGGGGTCAAGAGGCCTTTTGTTTGGGCGTTGATATCTGCATCATGCTGCAGTAAGAAAGAAGCCACTCTGGTGTTATTCCACTTACAGGCACTGTGCAGGGGTGTCCAGCCATCCACAGTCACCGCACGAACATCTGCCCTGTGTGCAATCAGCTCCCGGACCACGTCTAAGTGTCCGCTGTAGGCTGCTCGATGGAGCGGAGTGTACCCATCTTCATCTCGAGTGTTCACGTGGGCGGCCTTTTCTGAAAGCAGTCTTCGCACTGTGGTCAGCTGAGAAGAAAACAGATCTTTTACAAACCCAACTCGAAATGAAACaataagcaaagaaaattaaACCGTCTAGTGGTGTTAGATTtaattaagttaaataaaaactTCCTTGTTAGCAGAtgactgtaaaataaaaaaataagattttttttttttgggggggaactGATTTAACAATGAACAAGTCAGTGTTAACCATAAACTGTTGATTCTAAGAACATGATTCTCTGAATACCAAACCATACATTTATTCCTGGTCCAATGAAGGCTTATTGTATAAAAGCTATAGTCCTAGATGAAAAATACAGGCTAGAactgtattaatattttatatttcatctgCGAAGAAAACATAGTAATGGAACAAACTGATCTTTCTGTAGTAGGATTATCACACCAATATACATACtgtataaaactttaaaaaatacctactgtatagcacagggaactctactcaatattctgtgataatctaaatgagaaaagaatctaaaaaagaatgaatatatgtataactgaatcactctgctgtacatctgaaaccaacacaacattgtcaatcaactacactccaattaaaaaaaaaacaacttcttttAACAGTATAATACAATGGTAACAAGGAAGTCGAGATTAAGGAGCTCAATTCCTTCTAACTAAAACAACCTCAGATACATGTTTTCAGgaagtgattttcagtttggtcTGAGGACCTCTGGTGGGATGCAGTCTGCTCTTGGCTTAAAAAGTtatccaagggcttccctggtggcgcagtggttgagagtctgcctgctaatgcaggggacacgggttcgagccctggtctgggaggattccacatgccgcggagcgactgggcccgtgagttacaactactgagcctgcgcgtctggagcctgtgctccgcaacaagagaggccgtgatactgagaggcccgtgcaccgcgatgaagagtggcccccgcttgccgcaaccagagaaagccctagcacagaaacgaagatccaacatagcaatcaatcaatcaataaaataaataaatcttaaaaaaaaaaaagttatccaaAAATGTAAGACCATTTAAGTTATTAGTTTATTAACACAGACATGGGGGAACTTAGTAAAACAAGATACAAGTGGCTAAGTGGGAAGAACAGACTTTGGCTGTTAAGCAGGGTCATCCTACTTGGACAATCCTGGGCAAATTAATGTTCCTGAATCTCAACTTCTTAATCTGTAAAAGGGAAGAATATGACATATCTTATAGGGATATATGAGGATTAAATCAATAATGTAGTAAGGCACatggtatttaataaatgttaattcccATCCTCTCTTTACTAAATGATACTTGTCTTTAGGATGATCCTAATGACTtaatataaatgatttaaaaatacagatgattGCTTGCTCTCTTTATAGTTAATTATTCTTAAAGCTCCCCAAAATACCCATATGACACTTTGTAGCTTACTATGTGTTTTCACCTACATTGCCTCTGTATAAAACCCTGTATGAAAGAGGCAGGTGTTATGGTGGccatttttacagataagaaaataggGGTGCAGAAACAGTAGGATTTGCCCAAAGTTACAGACCAAAGCGAGATTCAGGACAGGTCTTCTGGCTTCCAATCTAATACTTTTCCTACTAAATTAAGGTTTCCTCtgtaactgttctttttttttttttttacccgaTTTTTTTCAGCAGCCCAAAGAAGCAATTTGCTTggatctttttccatttttttttcttgcaattgATACCactcttcagttttttcatcttgcTCTTCATCTTCATCAGAATTCCCTACCCAGAGACTTTGGGTGCCAGTGGGAATAAGATGTCCATGTGTTTCTAATAATTCAAGTTGGTTAAAGTGTTCAGAAAAGTCCAAGGAGTTCTCTGGGTCTGGTTTTCCATCatcatttactttctctttttccatgtttACTACTATTCTAAATACAAAGCATTTCAAATGCCAGAGTATAAATAATCTTTCCAGAGATGAATTATGTCTGCGTTAGTTTATTCATCAAGATctgaaacacaaacacaaaaattagGAGCAAAATGGTTACTGAGGCTTTATCAATAGCATAGATAAGTCTTgcaaatatacacaaataaaccCTGTCTAAACTTTTTTGGTGTTTATTAATACCCTTCACATTCATTAAATATTGGAACTGAAAGATTtcagttatctttatttttaatattgttttttctACTAAGTCAGTGGTTATAACTATTTATTTTGAATCTATTGATTCACATACTATATTGTATTATGCCAACAGTGATTAATGCTTGAAGCTTTGAAATTATAACTAATAAAGATAAGCACATTCACGATTTTTATAGACTAGACACACAGAAGCTATAAAGCAGGAGCAAAAATTTTTAGTTCCTAAAAAAACTACTTCTAAGACTCAGAGATTCTTAGAGATGGAAGAGCCCCCAAAGGACATGTGTCCCAATCTCTCACCAATGCAGATATCTTTATCATGACATCTGTAATAATCAACCTATTTCTACTTTAACAATTTCAGGCTTAGGAAAATTCACTGCTTTAAAAAGTAGCCCTATTCATTGACAGACAACTATAGTTCTTAGTTGGCTTCTTGTTTTGAAACAGAACTTTGGCTGTCATTtactccttcattcaacaaagatgAATAGAACGCCTGGTATGTGCCAGTCTCTGGG from Eubalaena glacialis isolate mEubGla1 chromosome 10, mEubGla1.1.hap2.+ XY, whole genome shotgun sequence harbors:
- the ANKRD49 gene encoding ankyrin repeat domain-containing protein 49, with the protein product MEKEKVNDDGKPDPENSLDFSEHFNQLELLETHGHLIPTGTQSLWVGNSDEDEEQDEKTEEWYQLQEKKMEKDPSKLLLWAAEKNRLTTVRRLLSEKAAHVNTRDEDGYTPLHRAAYSGHLDVVRELIAHRADVRAVTVDGWTPLHSACKWNNTRVASFLLQHDADINAQTKGLLTPLHLAAGNRDSKDTLELLLMNRYIKAGLKNNLEETAFDIARRTSIYHYLFEIVEGCTNSSPQS